In Fusarium falciforme chromosome 10, complete sequence, a single genomic region encodes these proteins:
- a CDS encoding Alanine racemase, translating into MKTCPILDSKARHWGDPTLTGSAFDFRSDAITTPSHGMLEAIAGATLNDDVYGEDQLTRSFEEHMASICGKEAALFVVSGTMANQIALGALSRRCTGVLADATSHIVHFEAGGLAGLSGASIQPVRPANGHYLTLDDVERHAVATNMIERLPTSIISLENTTHGSIIPLQELRKMKAWADEQEIAIHIDGARVWHAVAAGGGTLKEIAACCDAMTLSFSKGLAAPIGSVIVGPRDLIARARRLRQSIGGGVRKAGAIVAAAWQAMIENFGPGDVDTRGIIQSTHILARAVANMWTSRGGLLLRPVMTNLVWLDLRSAGLDKSRLDTAAQHRDIRIRAPRMVLHHQISTDAMRRLEAVFEEVLEKKASQSPLRSRAERAGLERL; encoded by the exons ATGAAGACTTGCCCTATACTGGATTCCAAGGCACGTCATTGGGGAGATCCTACGCTCACTGGCTCAGCCTTTGACTTCAGGA GTGATGCTATTACTACACCATCCCACGGGATGCTGGAAGCAATCGCCGGGGCCACGCTCAATGATGATGTCTACGGCGAGGACCAGCTAACACGGTCCTTCGAGGAGCACATGGCGAGCATCTGTGGCAAAGAAGCAGCTCTGTTTGTTGTATCCGGGACCATGGCCAACCAGATTGCCTTGGGAGCACTGTCACGACGATGCACAGGTGTACTAGCAGATGCTACCTCTCATATCGTACATTTTGAGGCCGGTGGCCTTGCCGGTCTCTCCGGGGCATCCATCCAGCCCGTGCGGCCGGCGAACGGGCACTATCTCACCCTTGATGATGTGGAACGACACGCAGTGGCCACCAACATGATAGAACGGTTGCCCACCAGCATCATCAGCCTCGAGAACACGACTCACGGCAGCATAATCCCGCTGCAAGAGCTCCGCAAGATGAAGGCTTGGGCCGACGAGCAGGAGATCGCCATTCACATCGACGGTGCGCGGGTATGGCACGCCGTGGCAGCCGGGGGCGGTACTCTAAAGGAGATCGCGGCCTGCTGCGACGCCATGACCCTCTCCTTCAGCAAAGGGCTCGCAGCACCGATAGGATCGGTCATCGTGGGCCCGAGGGACCTTATAGCAAGGGCGAGAAGACTGCGCCAGAGcatcggcggcggcgtcCGCAAGGCGGGGGCCATTGTGGCTGCGGCTTGGCAGGCCATGATAGAGAATTTTGGTCCCGGCGATGTCGACACGCGGGGCATCATCCAGAGCACACATATCTTGGCGAGAGCGGTGGCCAACATGTGGACCTCCAGAGGTGGTCTGCTTCTCCGCCCGGTCATGACGAACCTTGTCTGGCTCGACTTGAGGAGCGCTGGTCTCGACAAGTCCAGACTGGACACGGCTGCTCAGCACCGTGACATACGGATCAGGGCACCACGCATGGTCCTGCATCACCAGATATCAACCGATGCTATGCGACGACTGGAGGCGGTGTTCGAGGAGGTTTTGGAGAAAAAGGCAAGCCAAAGTCCGTTACGGTCAAGAGCGGAGCGAGCAGGTCTAGAACGCCTTTAG